Proteins from one Niallia circulans genomic window:
- a CDS encoding PP2C family serine/threonine-protein phosphatase, which translates to MTAVADSNIQVLAHQTNKQGKTLCGDSYFFLSTEEYFICVLADGLGSGEYANESSEAVADVIRNNHTADVEELMELANKVLVKKRGAAVCVFKVDYAMKSIKYSCVGNIRFFLYSSSGKLTYPLPVTGYLSGRPQVYNTQTFAYEAYSKFLVHSDGYNIQGVKDLLKGFSPLRNIADTIAQKYNNSDDDSTFILGSLL; encoded by the coding sequence ATGACAGCTGTAGCTGACTCCAATATTCAAGTTTTAGCACATCAGACGAACAAGCAAGGAAAAACTTTATGTGGTGACAGCTATTTTTTTCTATCAACAGAAGAATATTTTATCTGTGTGCTGGCAGATGGTCTAGGAAGCGGAGAGTATGCCAATGAATCATCCGAAGCTGTAGCAGACGTGATTAGAAATAATCATACTGCAGATGTGGAGGAATTGATGGAGTTAGCAAACAAGGTCCTCGTCAAAAAAAGAGGTGCCGCTGTGTGTGTATTCAAGGTTGACTATGCTATGAAAAGCATTAAGTACAGCTGTGTTGGGAATATCCGCTTCTTCCTGTATTCTTCCAGTGGAAAGCTCACATATCCGCTACCTGTTACAGGCTATCTTTCAGGAAGACCACAAGTGTATAATACTCAAACATTTGCATATGAAGCTTATTCGAAATTTCTTGTTCATTCAGATGGGTATAATATTCAAGGGGTTAAGGATTTGTTGAAAGGCTTTAGTCCGTTACGTAATATTGCAGATACAATTGCACAAAAATATAATAATTCAGATGATGATTCTACCTTTATTTTGGGAAGCTTGCTATAA